In Taeniopygia guttata chromosome 2, bTaeGut7.mat, whole genome shotgun sequence, one genomic interval encodes:
- the LOC100230192 gene encoding feather keratin 2-like, which produces MACNTLCQPCGPTPLANSCNEPCALQCQDSRVVIQPSPVLVTLPGPVMTSFPQNTAVGSTSSAAVGTELSVQGQPISGGFGGFGYGLGYGRGFGYGLGGLGCYGRRGYGYNC; this is translated from the coding sequence ATGGCCTGCAAcaccctctgccagccctgcggacccaccccgctggccaacagctgcaacgagccctgtgccctgcaatgcCAGGATTCCCGTGTCGTTATCCAGCCTTCTCCCGTGCTGgtcaccctgccaggacccGTCATGacctccttcccccagaacACCGCCGTCGGATCCACCTCCTCGGCTGCCGTGGGCACTGAGCTCagtgtgcagggacagcccatctCTGGTGGATTTGGTGGCTTTGGCTACGGCCTTGGCTACGGCCGTGGGTTTGGCTACGGGCTGGGAGGCCTGGGCTGCTATGGCAGAAGGGGCTATGGCTACAACTGCTAA
- the LOC100217735 gene encoding feather beta keratin-like — protein sequence MACNTLCQPCGPTPLANSCNEPCALQCQDSRVIIDPSPVLVTLPGPIMTSFPQNTAVGSTSSAAVGTELSVQGQPISGGFGGFGYGLGYGRGFGYGLGGLGCYGRRGYGYNC from the coding sequence ATGGCCTGCAAcaccctctgccagccctgcggacccaccccgctggccaacagctgcaacgagccctgtgccctgcaatgcCAGGATTCCCGCGTCATCATCgacccttcccctgtgctggtcaccctgccaggacccatcatgacctccttcccccagaacACCGCCGTCGGATCCACCTCCTCGGCTGCCGTGGGCACTGAGCTCagtgtgcagggacagcccatctCTGGTGGATTTGGTGGCTTTGGCTACGGCCTTGGCTACGGCCGTGGGTTTGGCTATGGGCTGGGAGGTCTGGGCTGCTATGGCAGGAGGGGCTACGGCTACAACTGCTGA